A genomic stretch from Bacillus sp. N1-1 includes:
- a CDS encoding M20 family metallopeptidase, translating into MRTALFERLEELYPQMVELRRELHQHPELSFHEVHTPKRIAEFYEKLGMSIRTEVGGRGVVAVLEGAFPGKTVALRADFDALPINDEKNVPYKSTVPGVMHACGHDGHTSTLLHLAKALNEQCDQLPGRVVFIHQFAEEITPGGAKPMIEDGCLDGVDVLFGTHLWSGFPTGTVAYKTGRIMAAADSFEIVVKGRGGHGGIPHEAVDSIVIASQLVSQLQQIVSRFIDPGHTAVLSIGSFHAGSAFNVISETATLKGTVRTFDRDVREKIITLMERMIKGTCESSGADYRFTYDRGYPPVVNHEKETMMLKEAAQRVENVKKVVETEALMVGEDVAYYLEKVPGTFFLTGSGNKECASTYPHHHPMFDIDEKAMLIAAKTLGEATLSYLEQHRYEAEEVKS; encoded by the coding sequence ATGAGAACAGCACTTTTTGAGAGATTAGAAGAGTTATATCCACAAATGGTTGAACTAAGAAGAGAACTTCATCAGCATCCGGAGCTTTCTTTCCATGAAGTTCACACACCTAAACGAATCGCTGAATTTTATGAAAAGCTTGGAATGTCTATTCGTACTGAAGTAGGTGGAAGAGGTGTTGTAGCTGTTCTTGAAGGAGCATTTCCTGGTAAAACAGTAGCCTTACGAGCGGATTTCGATGCTCTTCCAATAAATGATGAGAAAAATGTTCCTTATAAATCGACGGTGCCTGGCGTGATGCATGCTTGCGGACACGACGGGCATACTTCTACTCTTTTACATCTTGCAAAAGCATTAAACGAACAATGTGATCAGTTACCTGGACGAGTTGTTTTTATCCATCAATTTGCAGAAGAAATCACGCCTGGTGGCGCAAAGCCGATGATCGAAGATGGGTGTCTTGATGGTGTTGACGTGCTTTTTGGAACGCATCTCTGGTCAGGGTTTCCTACAGGAACCGTCGCATACAAAACAGGACGTATTATGGCAGCTGCCGACTCGTTTGAAATTGTCGTAAAAGGAAGAGGTGGGCATGGAGGTATTCCGCACGAAGCGGTCGATTCGATTGTCATTGCTAGTCAGCTTGTTAGTCAGTTACAGCAAATCGTTAGTCGATTTATTGATCCAGGTCATACAGCCGTCTTGTCAATTGGCTCCTTCCATGCAGGATCGGCGTTTAACGTTATTTCAGAAACGGCTACTCTGAAAGGAACCGTTCGTACTTTTGATCGGGATGTTCGCGAGAAAATCATTACGTTAATGGAACGAATGATTAAAGGGACGTGTGAAAGTAGCGGGGCTGACTATAGGTTTACCTATGATCGAGGATACCCCCCTGTCGTGAATCACGAGAAGGAAACGATGATGCTGAAGGAAGCGGCCCAAAGAGTAGAAAATGTAAAAAAAGTGGTCGAAACAGAAGCTTTAATGGTCGGAGAAGATGTTGCTTATTATCTTGAAAAAGTACCGGGAACGTTCTTTTTAACTGGTTCAGGAAATAAGGAGTGCGCATCGACTTATCCTCATCATCATCCTATGTTTGATATTGATGAGAAGGCGATGTTAATAGCTGCTAAAACGCTTGGAGAGGCAACGTTATCTTATTTAGAACAACATCGTTATGAAGCAGAAGAGGTTAAGAGTTAA